One region of Salvia miltiorrhiza cultivar Shanhuang (shh) chromosome 3, IMPLAD_Smil_shh, whole genome shotgun sequence genomic DNA includes:
- the LOC131016988 gene encoding NADH dehydrogenase [ubiquinone] 1 beta subcomplex subunit 3-B-like isoform X2 has product MSKPLGTTGEFFKRRDEWRKHPMLTNQWRHATPGLGIALVAFGIYLVGETAYNKIYAPKSDSHSTSSASH; this is encoded by the coding sequence ATGTCGAAGCCACTAGGAACAACGGGAGAGTTTTTCAAGCGGCGCGACGAATGGCGGAAGCACCCGATGCTCACCAACCAGTGGCGCCACGCCACCCCCGGCCTGGGCATCGCGCTCGTCGCCTTCGGTATTTACCTTGTCGGTGAAACCGCTTATAACAAGATCTACGCCCCAAAATCTGATTCTCACTCCACCTCTTCCGCTTCTCACTGA
- the LOC131016988 gene encoding NADH dehydrogenase [ubiquinone] 1 beta subcomplex subunit 3-B-like isoform X1 — MSHFSFLTWYPTEGGEKQKRASLMSKPLGTTGEFFKRRDEWRKHPMLTNQWRHATPGLGIALVAFGIYLVGETAYNKIYAPKSDSHSTSSASH, encoded by the coding sequence ATGtctcatttctcatttctcaccTGGTATCCAACAGAAGGGGGAGAGAAGCAAAAGAGAGCATCGTTAATGTCGAAGCCACTAGGAACAACGGGAGAGTTTTTCAAGCGGCGCGACGAATGGCGGAAGCACCCGATGCTCACCAACCAGTGGCGCCACGCCACCCCCGGCCTGGGCATCGCGCTCGTCGCCTTCGGTATTTACCTTGTCGGTGAAACCGCTTATAACAAGATCTACGCCCCAAAATCTGATTCTCACTCCACCTCTTCCGCTTCTCACTGA
- the LOC131016909 gene encoding importin subunit alpha-2-like isoform X1 produces the protein MAPLRRSKRLKAKATSTSEVDRFYTREKKPRDREPPSRLPSAADRDLDLQLVMSGILSDDSKLQLDSTTQLLNLVSVEDNPNPMIDQVVQLGAVPRFVEFLKRDDYPQLQFKAILVLKNIAAANTQVVINSGAVPVFVKLLESSSHDLQTCEQVAWSLGNIAGESFSCCDVVLNCGALRPLLTLSEKHNNSLSFLRIATRTLTNIFETLTNISGGAPKVPLQQVLFAIRTFKSLLDLKDEEVLKEACWALFYITHYKNGIETTMYKDEDVAFKLADLFDHAPLIVLFPALRAMTSIVHGAYWNMDRRVLLLRGLCIGAMMRKDIHHFFKKDKRCHDQFEFEMQMLMPSFEKAVYMPHTEE, from the exons ATGGCACCACTACGACGGAGCAAAAGGCTGAAGGCGAAGGCGACGTCGACGTCGGAGGTTGATCGTTTCTACACTCGCGAGAAGAAGCCCCGTGACCGTGAACCCCCCTCACGATTGCCTTCTGCTGCTGATAGG GATTTAGATTTACAATTAGTGATGTCTGGTATCCTTTCTGATGATAGCAAGTTGCAGCTTGATTCTACTACGCAATTGCTAAATTTAGTTTCTGTTG AAGACAACCCTAACCCTATGATTGATCAAGTTGTACAACTAGGAGCTGTTCCTAGATTTGTTGAATTCCTCAAGAGGGATGATTATCCACAACTTCAG TTTAAAGCAATACTCGTTCTAAAGAATATTGCTGCTGCCAACACTCAAGTGGTGATCAACTCTGGGGCGGTCCCTGTTTTTGTGAAACTGCTGGAATCATCTTCTCATGATCTTCAAACCTGTGAGCAG GTCGCGTGGTCTTTAGGAAATATTGCTGGTGAATCATTTAGCTGTTGTGATGTTGTCCTTAATTGTGGAGCCTTGCGTCCTCTTCTCACTTTGTCTGAAAAGCATAACAACAGCCTTTCTTTTCTGAGAATTGCTACCCGGACTCTGACTAATATCTTTGAGACTCTCACTAATATCTCTGGGGGAGCACCTAAAGTTCCATTGCAGCAG GTTCTGTTTGCCATTCGGACTTTTAAGTCTCTCCTTGATTTAAAAGATGAGGAGGTCTTGAAAGAAGCTTGTTGGGCATTGTTTTATATAACTCACTATAAAAATGGAATAGAAACAACCATGTATAAAGATGAAGACGTAGCTTTCAAGCTTGCCGATCTTTTTGA CCATGCACCTCTGATTGTGCTTTTTCCTGCACTTCGGGCAATGACATCAATTGTTCATGGAGCTTATTGGAATATGGATCGG CGGGTTTTGCTTCTTAGAGGACTTTGCATAGGAGCCATGATGAGAAAAGATATACACCACTTCTTTAAGAAAGACAAGCGTTGTCATGATCAGTTTGAGTTCGAGATGCAGATGCTCATGCCTAGTTTTGAAAAGGCAGTGTATATGCCGCATACTGAGGAATGA
- the LOC131016909 gene encoding importin subunit alpha-2-like isoform X2, with protein sequence MAPLRRSKRLKAKATSTSEVDRFYTREKKPRDREPPSRLPSAADRDLDLQLVMSGILSDDSKLQLDSTTQLLNLVSVDNPNPMIDQVVQLGAVPRFVEFLKRDDYPQLQFKAILVLKNIAAANTQVVINSGAVPVFVKLLESSSHDLQTCEQVAWSLGNIAGESFSCCDVVLNCGALRPLLTLSEKHNNSLSFLRIATRTLTNIFETLTNISGGAPKVPLQQVLFAIRTFKSLLDLKDEEVLKEACWALFYITHYKNGIETTMYKDEDVAFKLADLFDHAPLIVLFPALRAMTSIVHGAYWNMDRRVLLLRGLCIGAMMRKDIHHFFKKDKRCHDQFEFEMQMLMPSFEKAVYMPHTEE encoded by the exons ATGGCACCACTACGACGGAGCAAAAGGCTGAAGGCGAAGGCGACGTCGACGTCGGAGGTTGATCGTTTCTACACTCGCGAGAAGAAGCCCCGTGACCGTGAACCCCCCTCACGATTGCCTTCTGCTGCTGATAGG GATTTAGATTTACAATTAGTGATGTCTGGTATCCTTTCTGATGATAGCAAGTTGCAGCTTGATTCTACTACGCAATTGCTAAATTTAGTTTCTGTTG ACAACCCTAACCCTATGATTGATCAAGTTGTACAACTAGGAGCTGTTCCTAGATTTGTTGAATTCCTCAAGAGGGATGATTATCCACAACTTCAG TTTAAAGCAATACTCGTTCTAAAGAATATTGCTGCTGCCAACACTCAAGTGGTGATCAACTCTGGGGCGGTCCCTGTTTTTGTGAAACTGCTGGAATCATCTTCTCATGATCTTCAAACCTGTGAGCAG GTCGCGTGGTCTTTAGGAAATATTGCTGGTGAATCATTTAGCTGTTGTGATGTTGTCCTTAATTGTGGAGCCTTGCGTCCTCTTCTCACTTTGTCTGAAAAGCATAACAACAGCCTTTCTTTTCTGAGAATTGCTACCCGGACTCTGACTAATATCTTTGAGACTCTCACTAATATCTCTGGGGGAGCACCTAAAGTTCCATTGCAGCAG GTTCTGTTTGCCATTCGGACTTTTAAGTCTCTCCTTGATTTAAAAGATGAGGAGGTCTTGAAAGAAGCTTGTTGGGCATTGTTTTATATAACTCACTATAAAAATGGAATAGAAACAACCATGTATAAAGATGAAGACGTAGCTTTCAAGCTTGCCGATCTTTTTGA CCATGCACCTCTGATTGTGCTTTTTCCTGCACTTCGGGCAATGACATCAATTGTTCATGGAGCTTATTGGAATATGGATCGG CGGGTTTTGCTTCTTAGAGGACTTTGCATAGGAGCCATGATGAGAAAAGATATACACCACTTCTTTAAGAAAGACAAGCGTTGTCATGATCAGTTTGAGTTCGAGATGCAGATGCTCATGCCTAGTTTTGAAAAGGCAGTGTATATGCCGCATACTGAGGAATGA